The following coding sequences lie in one Cannabis sativa cultivar Pink pepper isolate KNU-18-1 chromosome 5, ASM2916894v1, whole genome shotgun sequence genomic window:
- the LOC133038053 gene encoding G-type lectin S-receptor-like serine/threonine-protein kinase At1g11280: protein MGIVAEKLQKKSTIVDFFCNFSATMPIPTNFLASVVTPTTFPATTATLVIFPAPVANSDNGNFVLRDVTSGENLWQSFENPCDTFLSGSILGFNLKTREDYKLTSWESENDSSPGNFTLGIRKKTPPEIGIWINNGSKSTIYSKNGPWNKLRFTSNGNPKIYSLYKTPFNLVENVDQGTTYFNNSILYLSLNGIVMVLMKDKGDYGNV from the exons ATGGGCATTGTCGCTGAAAAATTACAGAAAAAATCAACAATTGTTGATTTTTTCTGTAATTTttcggcgacaatgccaattccgacgaaTTTTTTGGCATCTGTAGTAACTCCGACAACTTTTCCGGCAACGACCGCTActttggtgatttttccagcaCCGGTAGCAAACTCTG ACAATGGAAACTTCGTCCTTAGAGATGTTACTTCAGGTGAAAATTTGTGGCAGAGTTTCGAAAATCCATGTGATACATTCTTATCTGGCTCCATTTTGGGTTTCAATCTCAAAACAAGAGAAGATTACAAGCTAACTTCATGGGAAAGTGAAAATGATTCGTCACCTGGAAATTTTACTTTGGGAATCAGAAAGAAAACACCTCCTGAAATTGGGATTTGGATTAATAATGGATCTAAATCTACGATTTACTCGAAAAATGGACCTTGGAATAAATTGAGGTTCACTAGTAATGGCAACCCAAAGATATATTCTTTGTATAAGACTCCATTCAACTTAGTCGAAAATGTAGACCAAGGAACAACATATTTCAACAACTCGATTTTATATCTTTCACTAAATGGAATAGTGATGGTTCTGATGAAAGATAAAGGTGATTATGGGAATGTATAG